DNA from Eucalyptus grandis isolate ANBG69807.140 chromosome 5, ASM1654582v1, whole genome shotgun sequence:
ACAGCGATCTGACCTAAAACCCGATGCTCTTCGAATCCAACGAAAATTCCATTTCAAGAAATGTTCAAACCCCAAGTAACTCAAGAGATTTGACTTGACAATTCTTCTCAACAATTCTACAGTTTGCCAATGAATTTGTCATACAAGCAATATGCATATAGTCTAGCAAATCAATATCGAAAGGCCATTTGTAACAAGAGCATATCATATGTAATTCGAATTGGGTTCGCCAATAAATAtgaataattaagtaattatttatatataagaaATCCCTAAAAGATAATATATGTGAACCATAAGTGGGAAAAGGGTGGAGAGGTCTAACTATTTGGGCTGGCCTGGTTGACAAAAGAGGCATAAGCTCACGGGCCGGTGGCGCATGTGACATGTGGTaatatcaagtttttttttttttttttttttttgggtaagggaaagaaaagaaaaagtaatatcAAGAAATTTGATCGTATGACAACACTTTTTTAATCAAAGAATGCTTCCATTCATTTCTAATAAGGACTGGTGATCTTTGTAAGCATTACCTAAAACTAAAAAGTATACTAATACTGATTTTCAGagttattatattaattaaataatatgatAAATTGTCGCTTTCAAAATTGGATACGACTTGCATGTCTAAATGCTTCCATGCAATATATAGCGTTTATTACGCATTTCGGCTACTAATATTGATTCTACTTCAGGAACGTATGGATGACATGATGTGATGTAAGAATTCGACATATACAAAttcaaataatagaaaaggTCAGCCGTATGGGCTGAGTCAACACCTGGCGTTCTACAGtcaaatttttaacaattcCGACGTCTTCTTCATTCGACATCGCGCACCTCGCATCTATAAATACGCACGCGAAGGAGCCTCCAACCACCAACCTCCTCAACCAAAACCACTCAAATCCTCAAGGAATCCTCTCAAAATCATCGAATTCGTTAATGGCGGCTTTACAAGCTTCCTCTGTcttagtttcttcttcttcctcctcctattCAGGTTGTTCTTCGAAGAGAACGATCACCGCTGCGATCCAACTCCCGAAGCCCTTGAAACTCAGCATCGCTGATGATCCAAGCGTTGTGATCACGAAGAGTCTAGTCGAGGAATTGAGCACCAGGAATGGTTACGCCTTCACGGAGCCACTACAAATGGACGTCGCCCGGAAAGATATGGTCTTGGAGCAGCGCCGATCGCCTACTTCTTCAGTCgaaatgatgaagaagctctATGCGATCCTGGAGGCTGTTGAAGATAGAGTGGAGATGCACGATAACATCGGCGAGCAGCGAGACAACTGGAACAAGCTCCTGTTGAACTCGGTCAACATGATGACTCTCACTGCCGCCACCACAGCCACGATGGGTACGGTTGCACCGGCTCCATCGCTGAGAGTATGCTCAGCTCTCTTGTTTACGGCGGCCACCGGGATGACGCTCGTCATGAGCAAAATCCAGCCCTCCCAGCTGGCTGAAGAGCAACGCAATGCCTCAAGGTTGTTCAGGAAGCTCCAGTGTGAGATCAAGTCGATGCTCGTGCTCCAATCCCCGACTGAGTCAGACGTGGAGGAGACGATGGAGAAGGTGCTGGCCCTTGATAGGGCTTATCCGTTGCCTCTGCTCGGAGCGATGCTCGAGAAGTTCCCTTCTAGATTCGAGCCCGCTGCATGGTGGCCCAGGGTTTCCAATGACTGCCGCCAATACCGAGGGGGGAAAACCGTTGCAAAAACAGAGCGAAATGGATGGAGCGAGGACCTAGAAGTGGAGATGAGAGCCATCGTCCAAGTCCTCAAGAGCAAAGACAAGCAAGACTACCTGAGGCTCGGGAATTTGGCGCTAAAATTGAATAAGATGTTGGCGGTTTCTGCTCCTTTGCTAACCGGCATTGCTGCAGCCGGCTCGGCCTTCGGTGGCTCGACAGCCATGACAGTGGCAGCCATCACTGGGGCGATGGCCGCGATCATCAACAGCTTCGAGCACGGAGGCCAAGTCGGCATGGTGGTGGAGATGTACAGAAACTGTGCGGGCTTCTTCGAGCTCCTGGAAGAGACCATCGAAGCGACGCTCGAGGAGAGAGACtataggaagagagagaacggAGAGATGTTCGAGATGAAGGTGGCGATGAAGCTGGGACGGAGCTTGTCGGAGCTCCGAGATTTAGCAAGAAAATCAATGGCTTCTTGTATAGATGGGAGTGAGGTTGATGAGTTTGGAAGCAAGCTTTTCTAAACTTCTTTTGAACAAAGATATACAACAGTGTATATACGATACATGTACAATGAGGCTCATTAACATGattctttcattatttatttcttgGTGCTTAATTTGTATCGATTAATTCcacaaaagaattaattaaaagcATTAATTGATAAACGGGTCTGATTTTTTAGTTTGCACAAATggtcaaattttaattaaatactcAGGTAAATATAATATATGCTCCTAGTCTGGTTTCGACCCATATAAGAATTCAACATCTTATCTAATATTCCACTTCTTAAATACGAATTTAGGTAGTCTATTTTCTTACTAAACGATGAAGCATTTTCATAAGCCGTGTTTATAATTTTCATAAAGGTAAGAtttgtaaagaaaaatgaagggcAATGCGTCATACCTTTTTCACGATGTGGACACAATCAAATGGTTGAATTCCTAAATGTCTTCTGCTGCACAAACGGTCTCCATGCGAAAGCGGCTTTGAATTTTCTGAAAGAGTTGACCTTAGTGATGCATGCAGTTTCTCTTTGCCCCTTGCCCTTGGGCGGtgacttttgcttttttccACCCTGTAGCAGCAATTTGAGCATATTTCATTAGTGCACAGAACCCggtcaaaagtttaaattgataAGTAGAGAAAAATCACACGTATATGAAAAATATACAAATTCAAGGACATAAGATTTGTGATATTTAACACCATGGATCAAGAATGACAAatgaaatttgatgaatgagGGTTGAAACATAAAATAAACTGGAATAGAACCTGCCTTTAATATGATATCAAATTGTCCAATAAATTTGAAGTTATATATGAGGGGATATTACATGAATatgaaaaacatataaaatCTGTACACAAGCATGAGGTATTCAATACTTAGTCAAATGTTTGagactttttatcttttttcgaAAGTTCTTTTTTCCCTTCGCTTTAGTCTTTTGTGTTGTTAAAATAACCACATCGCTTGACTACGTGATTTCTATACTCTTTATATACACGtgttctctctccatctctcaatttaagtttttggatTGGACATTTTAATATGTGTTAAATAGCTTAAATGGTTATGTCCTTAATACGAGTGTTTCTTAAAATACGCTAGTTATTTAGACTAAAAATTACCTCTAGCTTTTCGCTTTTTAGCATATGAGGGTTTAACTCTGGTTAGTACTGAGCAACCTAATCATTTGAAATCATGTTAATGTTATAATTTTGATTCTACAAGAGGGGAATTTTTGTTTAGGCCAGAGGGTATGGATAAAAAGCAGCTCTCGGAAGATACCTAGGATGGAGAATAGAGCAGTATTGAACCAAATTGCTCATCAAACTAAGGGAAAGATATGTAtgtgaaattatttaaaatatatgattttttatgtaaCGACAACGTTTAGCATTGAAACACCAATATTAAGCATGCTCAGGCGAGAGCATCATTAGAATGAGTGACATCTTAGGAAAATGCCCGCCTATACCTCAAAGGATGAAACCTTGAGGCTTGGCATAGGATGGGCTAAATCAGATAATACACTGGGTGAGTTAATCCAAGGATATCACAATATGGTATTAGAGAGAGATCCTCTCTAGTAGGTGTATGATTCAGAGATAAACCACATAAAAGCTAGAGGGTCTATAATGACTCCGTTTGATGAAGGCAGGAAGTGGCCATGGTCGCTTCAGCAAGGAGTGACTCTTGGCAAACTTCTAAGATGgtaaacaaagcaaaaattaaccaaattgtGCACCCAATAATGAGAGAGCATTCCTGAGATAcatatgtgaaattgaaattaactcacAAAAGGTATCCTTTGACGTAACAATAATGTTAGGCATTGGAACTCTAAAGTTAAGCATACTCATATATGAGCACTATCAAGATGAGTGATCTCTTGTGAAAGTTTCAACTTGTACGCTAAAGGACAAAATCATGATATTTGATATAAGATGGGCCAAAGTGGACAATAACTCAAATAAGTCAATCTAGAAGTGTCATAATATAGTATTAGAGTGACACCCTCTGTAGGTGTGTGGTTTGAGAACGAACTACACGGACACTGGTGGGCCTATAATGACCCGATTTGATGAGAGTAGGGAGTGTTTGCCAAGGCTAGAGGGTCCGAACGATGAGTGGTTCCTAGCAGGCTTACAAGATGGCGAATGGAACATGAATAAATCCAATTACTCACTAGGCAGGAGAGAGTGTTCTTGAGATGTGTGCGCATGTGCgctattgacacctaattttgacTATGCTATTTACTTGTTACATTAAGCATTTCATAGCATTGCATTTAGGTAATAATAACATTTAGGATCAAacttatattttagaaaaaaaaaatagcggataataaataacatataaaataaaaataaaaaaacatttggagggagattttggaaatttttgaataatgaagCATTTTTCTTGTTAAACATATCtcctcatttcaaaattcaaaaaaattagttgtgtgattttggagccattttttTGTTAAGTGGTTAAGTGAATATCTTATTTGCAAAAACAACTTCGAGTTTTCCTCTATAAATAAATGATAAGAGGTTTCCAAACAAGTGGCAGAGAAAAAGGGACGTGACAgagacaggtgagagagagagagagaaaaaaaaaaaaggaaaaaaaaagaaaaaaaaaaaacagaatactgttcatcttcctcgccgtTCCTCGCTGCCCGATCCGCCGCGCCTCCACAGTCACCGATTCCACGCCGGCCACCGCACCGGCGTTTCCTCCGCCAGCccgtcgccgttcgtccgcGAAGCCGCCCCCGCCTCTGCACCAGCGCCGTCGCAGCAGCTCACCCGTTCGTCGCTACTGGTCGCCGCACCTCCGCACCACCATCCCTGACGCCAGCAGATCCGAGCCAGTCGCCGGGCCGCCAGTCTTCGCCGCCCGCCGTCTGCAACCTGACGTCGCCACTCGCCACCGCTCAGACAGCCTCCGCTCGCCCACCCAGCGACCTCCGCGTCTCCGTGCCTAGTAGCGCCGGACGCCAGAAGCCCCGACGCCGACGCTCCTGCTCCGCCTCCACCGGCAGCGCTTGAAGACCCGCGCCGCATCCTCTCCGCTCGACGCCGCGAGCAGCGACCTGCTCGCTTCCAGTTGCAGCGCCGCTCGAACGTCGCCGCCACCTGCGCCTGCGCCTCTGCCCGACGATCGCGCCAGCAGTTCGCCCGCAGCCCGACGCCCACGGCCAGCCTCTATCTCTGTCCTCGGCGACCACCCAACGCCGGCAGCCGAGCCGCTGATCCCCGCGACGCTGCACCAGCCCGAGATCCGCCCGACGACCTTGCAGCGCCCCCGCTGCCATCTCCGCCTGCCAGCCTCGGCGCCCGACGACGACGCCCCTTTTCTCGCCGACGCTGCGCCACCACCCCAGCCCTCGCCGGAGTCCCGACGCCGGCCACCGTCCGCCCGGCGCCGATCAACCTGCTGTCCCACTTTCCTTAGGTTgctcattttttattatttatttttatctttcattttatgttattttacttcattttatttctttaagttTTACTATTATTGTACaagtttgaatattgagagGTGATTTTCAGGTTATGAATATTATAGGCATTAACCGCAGGagttttgtccaaaattgttataattattaatttgatccgtaaggcgtcatatcattttttaattatat
Protein-coding regions in this window:
- the LOC104447591 gene encoding probable F-box protein At4g22030; translated protein: MAALQASSVLVSSSSSSYSGCSSKRTITAAIQLPKPLKLSIADDPSVVITKSLVEELSTRNGYAFTEPLQMDVARKDMVLEQRRSPTSSVEMMKKLYAILEAVEDRVEMHDNIGEQRDNWNKLLLNSVNMMTLTAATTATMGTVAPAPSLRVCSALLFTAATGMTLVMSKIQPSQLAEEQRNASRLFRKLQCEIKSMLVLQSPTESDVEETMEKVLALDRAYPLPLLGAMLEKFPSRFEPAAWWPRVSNDCRQYRGGKTVAKTERNGWSEDLEVEMRAIVQVLKSKDKQDYLRLGNLALKLNKMLAVSAPLLTGIAAAGSAFGGSTAMTVAAITGAMAAIINSFEHGGQVGMVVEMYRNCAGFFELLEETIEATLEERDYRKRENGEMFEMKVAMKLGRSLSELRDLARKSMASCIDGSEVDEFGSKLF